A region of the Primulina eburnea isolate SZY01 chromosome 7, ASM2296580v1, whole genome shotgun sequence genome:
AGTGCATCACTAGTGCTAGGAAAGCAATGAAATATGTGTATCATGATCTTCCTAATATGTGTATCATGATCTTCCTGATCGTCTACCACAAATATGGTATCTCATTCTCAAAAAGTGATCGGTTTCTTAAGCTCCATCCATACTTGGTATGTCGTAGCAGCAACTGCAGTGTATGTCGAAGTTCCCCAATAGATCGTTCTGTACGTGCTGAAGACTGCCGATGTTGATCCCATAATCTTCCTCATTCCCAACCACTCACGAATGGTGTTCCAAATACCACTCGAAATAGGACAACGAAAGTACAAGTGCTAGACAGATTCATCTTTGAGATTGCAAAGCACACAACGTTTGTTAACATCTCTGATCACATGGACTGTGGTCACATCTCTCAGGTAAAATATGAAATATTCATAAACAAGGTGATAATTTGTAAATATAAAAAAAGTTATATACGTATATACTAATGgactaatatatattttttaccaaatttttttaaaaaaaatgtgtgtGACATCTATTTGAAAATAACGGAATAAATGGATAAATATATCGGTTTAGTTCAATACATGGAAGTAGAGATTATTCAGCAAATAAATTTGATGAATTCTAAGTTAATATATTAGATTGATTAGCCATTTTGAATATCAGATTATTCAACCTAATGAGCTGAAACTATTACCATTCTTGACTCCAACTTGATCTGTTCAGAACATGCTTTTGACAGATATAATTAATTTTCACTATACAACAACAATTGAGTATAAAAGATAGGCGATAATATGAAGTGCACAACGTTTatcattaattgattttaatgaaaaatttatGGTGTGTgcaaaaaaaacttaaaatgaaTCTTTTAAGAGATATTTTGCGATTTGAATGCTTGATGaagattgataaaataataGCCATTGTGAGAGGGGGATTTTCAGTCCTGATGTATTCCTTATTTATAGATATTGGTCCCCAATGTTAATAAATATATACGATACTCACGGATGTGGAGTTATCAAATATATTAATGTCAAATTCAAATTTCTTGGATACTATCTGAAAGGGGTACCCAACATATATTCTCTCGTTTTTATAATAAACTCGTAGATAGTCTTTTTTCCTTTAGAGAATATTGACATAATGGTCTTCGAGTTGACATGTTCTACTCGAATAACTTGGTTTGatttatgttgttgaataaacTAAAAGTTGAGCGGTTCGATTTGTTTGTTCAGTAAATCTTGTGATAACGTAGGTTGATCAACATGTATGTAGTCTTGTTTTGTTCCATTTAATGATCTGTGTTAAGTCTGAGTTTAGTTTAAGATCATCAAAACACAAATATAAATTAtactttaataaattttatattattttgaatttttataataataacttGTTGATAAATTTAAGATAACACTCTTTTTTTCTTCGATAATGAAGGTTAAATCAATCAACAACACACATTTCTGCCCATGTAATTTCTGTATTATCTACAATTAGTTTATTAAATTATGAGTTTTGGTGCTCTATtagcctttttttttttaattgaaaaGAACTCTATTGAATTCATCATTGTTTTCAAAACCGAATCAGATTGACGGTTCGACCGAAAACCAAGCACAAATCTAatctgaaatgctaaaaaacaTCTGACCGGTCAAACCAGTCAGAACCGATCAAGAACCAATTTGACCGGTCAAAACAGACAAAACCGATCCAACAAATTCcacatttaaattattattttttaaaaaacaattttttatatttatattttagacATATATGTgacttttttattttgaattttgttaaaaatatttttttaatattagaccttattttaattaatttattttttaatatttaatatttatatttatacataCACGTGACTTTTATATCtcgaattttattaaaaatattttttatattagaccttattttaattaatttattttttaagatatttaaaatttaaaatataatatttattatattatattattattttatataacgTTATGATTTTTCGGGTTCAACAATggtgaaatattttattaaaataaatcgaTTCGATTAGGTCGGATTAAAACGTTGAATTTCACAGCGTATATGAATGAATGAGGGATATTTTTTGATCAAATCTCTAGATTCGTTAAGCCCTTTCCAAGAAACACAATATCAGCCTATCTTCACCGTTGATATTCATTCCATGTCATCGATCCTGATAACGAAAATCGAACGGCCAAAGATAACGGACGCGTCAAATGCAAATGCGTTCAATCTTTCCATTTTACCCAACCGCGGTCAAACTTAACTCAACCCTAACCTGACCCTAAGTCATTCAACTCGGGAGCGACTCGCCTCCATTATCTATGAGCGAGCTAGAAAACCTCACTGGATATGGCGTTTTAGAGAGCGAGAGACGAAATATATACGAAAATTGGAATTCAAAATCTAGGGTTGCAAGATTCCGCCTCAAAGTTTAAACAAGAAATTTAATCATTTACGTTAATTTTATTGGTGGGTAAAGCTTAGTGAATTTGATCAGTAAAGAGAAAGGGTTTGATTAATTAATGGATGAGATCTGGGAGAGGGCGGTGGAGGCGGCATTAGACGGTCAAACGGATGTCGCTTCCGTCCGATCGTTAAACCTCGACGGCGCCGTCAAGTGCCTGCATGGTCGTTTACCTCAGCCGTCACTTTTCGAGAAGTTTCACAGTCTGCAGCACTTCTCCATAGCCAATATAGGGGTCTCGTCGTTAGAGCAGTTCCCTGGCCTCCGAAATTTACAAAGGCTAATTCTGTCAGACAACAGGATTGCCGGAGGCTTAGAGTTCCTTGTTGAAGCGGGCCTGGAATCGCTCCGGGACCTTGACTTGTCCAACAATAGAATTTCCGATATTAACGACTTGAGGCCGTTGGCGGAGCTGAGATTGGTTTCTTTGGATCTCTATGAGTGCCCCGTGACACGGATTAAGGACTACCGGGCCCAGGTTTTTGGTTTAATTAGGTCCTTGAAGTATTTGGATAAGATGgatgtagatgagaatgagaggCCAGAATCGGAGGACGAAGAGGAGGATGAAGAAGAAGAGGAGGATGACCCTGGGAGCGGAGAGGTTGATGGAGAGGATCGTCCGTGCAGGATGAACAACAGCGATCAAGCTGGGATTGAGGGAGTTGTGGATGTAGACGAGGATGAGGAGAGTGATGCTGACGAGGAGGAAACAGAAACTCCTAGAGTGGTTGACAGGTTGAGCAGAGGTAGCAGTGATTCTCATGCCCATTCGAATGGTTTTGGGGTGGTTGCTGTGGATGTAGAGGATGACGACGATGAAGGAGAAGAGGATGATGATCTGGAGGTGTATGAAGATGATGACGGAGAGGATGAGGATGTGGTGGAAGTACATGAGATTGATGACAGTGAGGATGAAGATGGTGTGGAGTATGATGAGGAGGAGGAAGACGATGCTTATGATGTGGAAGAAGAGGTGAATAACGAGGAGAGGGATTTTGGGGAGGCGGGTGGCACTGGGAGGTTAACGAGTGTGGAGGGTGAGATTGATGGGCATGAGCAAGGTGAGGATGAGGTAGATGAGGATGATAATGGGGAGACTGGCGAGGAAGTGCAGGCTGTTGAGGAGGATGTAGACTTTGACGATGAGGATGAGGTGATCGATCCCTCTGTAATTGAGAAATGGCCTTTCTTTCTTATATATTCTTGATGGTTGAATTCAATGTACAGTTCATTGAGAATTTTTGATGAATTGTCTGCATGCTAATGTTTTTGTGTTCTACGAACCTGATATATAGTTTGATGCGTAATACTTGTCCTCTGAACTCTAATCGCTGGTGCTTTCTATACACAGATTTCGGTTCTTGAACGGGACAGTTTATGTTGCGGACAGATTTTTGTCTTGGTAGTTTTCTGGAAGCACTTCTGTGCTCGAGAACTCATTATATGTAAAAACTCGAAGGTTCCTAGTACTAGGAAGTTTCTAAAGATGCATGGCTCTTTGTTGGCATTGAATACAAGTTTTCTAAAGATGCATGGCTCTTTGTTGGCATTGAATACAAATTAGGATGAGTGAAATGGGTTCCATGCTGTTCGTTACTCAAGAGAAATATTCGTTCCTCCATATTCCGCCTGCTGAATCCTTTCATTTTATGTCAAACCTATGGCTTTCAGTTGTCTTGTTCTGCAATCAATTTGCTGATTATGCCTTGCATGGATTCTAGTTTTGTATGCCAATTTTGTTGTTACTTTTGCTGGGACTGAATTATGTATGTTATCTATTCTGTTCTTTCCTGAAATGTGTATTTTCTTCATAGTTATGGTGTATCTGCAGGAAACTAGTGTTTATCCTGTCTCCTTTTAGATTTGGTTTGCTTTTAATACGGTGATAATTTAGTGGCTGAGTGTGATTTGTGAACAATCTTGGATCTTGGGGTCCTGGTTTCTCTTAGTGTCAAGTTATTCTTGCATACTCTTCTCTTCGGATATTCTTTAATGGCATATACATCATAATTTATACTTATCTTGCTGCGAcgtccaaatttttttaaaaaaccaggTCTACTAATTGGATGGAAATTtcaagtattttttttaaaactaatgtAATTTAGTTTAACTACAGGAGGAAGATTTTGACAATGGTTACCTGGTTCAACCTGTTGGGCGTACTGAACCACGAACAGGAGGTAGTGACATGGATCCTGGAGATGAGGATGAGGATCCTGAAGTCGAGGAAGATCttgaggaagaagaagaagacctAGATGAGGAAATCCAAGAATTGCCGCCATCTTCATCCCAGAAAAGGAAACGAACTGATGACGATGATgacgacgacgacgacgacGGCGATGATGATTGTGAAgatgaagatgaagatgatgatgatgatgatgtgcTGCCGTGCAGCAAATCGTCGAAGCACCATTAGCAGGAGCAATAAGGGTCAAGTGAGGTTTTTTCTATGAAAATGTAAGACACTTGAAGTCATCTAGGTTTGCCGGTTGCCCTCTGTTCATATTGTGGAGGGAATTTTGTGGTGGATGAGTGATATAATGTTTGAAAAGTGGTTATATGTTGGGTTTCAATGCAGTAGCCGTTGCTGCTTGGGTTTAAATGTTAGTTATTTGGGGGGTTCAATCGGAGGGAAAATGGATTTTGGAGGAACTTGTTCTTcgaatttgttttattttgaaattggCTTGTAAAAAGACAATCACGATACCGGGATCGACGTCGTTTTGGTAGAATGATGATTTGAATGAATTGCTATGCTCCCACGTGCCTGCTCAATGGTGTTGTGTCAGCTAACTTTTACTCACTATAATAATAGTTTGTATCCTGGGTTGGTTTTGGCAGCTGCAGCCTGCAGGTTCTTGATTTGGGCCCTTTGCAACTCGATATTGTTGGGCCTGAACTCACAATGGACGGCGCTGAGTCCGTTTATTTACTTTAACAGGCTCAAAAAGTATTGTTTTAATAATCGCCCTTTGGTTTTTATCATGACGTGTTGATGTGTAAGAATAATTGTTTATAAGATTTTGTATTGTAAAAGTCTTACTCAACTAGTTTTAATGGTCGATTATATTAAACAAATATTTATTCTTGTTCAATGTTAATAAATCGTAGTACaaataaaattatcaaaaaaaaaaaaaatgaaccgGTCGATTATCACAAACACAGATTTTCTTACATGGTGTCCAATTTAGTATCTTACAATTGTGGATAAGGTTCAGGAATTGCCCCCCTTTATACATTGTGAACCAATTTTTCCTCCTCATCTGATTTTCGAATGTTGCTCCTCCGCTTGTCTCCTGCAGTACCACCGCCTATAAACCACCGCCCCAATGCCACCAGAACCAAACCTCAAGCCATGGCCAAGCAAAGCAGCGAAGGAAGCGGCTCATCCCCTTTAGAAGCAGCGGCCATCGGCGGGGGATTAATCGCCACGCCTCTAATCGGTTGGTCTCTCTACACGCTGAAAACAACCGGCTGCGGACTTCCCCCAGGCCCGGCGGGATCATTAGGTGCTCTAGAGGGAGTGAGCTACCTCGTGGTGGTGGGGATTGCGGCCTGGTCTTTGTACACCAAGTCGAAAACGGGTTCGGGACTGCCAAACGGGCCATTCGGGTTGCTTGGAGCTGTGGAGGGCTTGTCTTACTTGTCGTTATTGGGCATTGTCGTCGTGTTTGGGTTGCAATTTCTTCAACAGGGATCCATACCCGGCCCGCTGCCTAGCGATCAATGCTTCGGTTGATTTTTATCCAATATGTATATAGCTAGCTGTACGTTATTTGTGATCCAAGCCTCAAAATGCGCTACTCTATTATTTGTTTCGTTTAACTTATAAGTGTTTGATTAGCTCGATAATTATCAAGTTTAAATAAGAGTTTTAAAATGAAAGATAATTCGATCGGGTTTGAATACAAAAATTTGGAAAGTCGCCCCCAAAAAAGTGGGCAAGATTGATGGGGAATAATTATGACGCACCAATCCTATTAACATTAAGATTGCCAAATTCACGGAATAAGGAAAATTAAGCAAAAAAACATTGGTCCCGTAATAGGATGATGTACCAACCCCTAGCCGAAATTAGAGGTGTTTTAAAATCACAAGATTTgagaattaagagagaaaacaGATGAGCCCTTCTTTGTACGAACAAAAAATATGGCAAAAAACGCAACGCCAGAGCTTCTCTCTCTCCTTTGAGATCCCTTCGATCTTCAGGTACATCTCTCCCTCTAAACTTGTTGCACAACATCGATTGATTTAAGGTTGTCTCATGGATATATGGAACCGACGTCCCCTCCGTGTTAAAATTTCATGCGTGATTGCTGCCAACAAGCACAATATTTCCCCTTTTTGTTCTGTTTGAGCCTTGTACGTACATGTTGCATGCATGATGCACCACTCAATCTTGGTGACAAAACAAAGGACTGTTACAGGATTGGAAATCTGGTTTTCTGATGATAGGCGATGATCAATCATTAATTTCTGCCCTTCCCATTCTTTCATTAATTctgtgtatatattatatacatttATACATTTTGAACTGCTTTCATTCTGTATATTAGATTGTTGTAAAAGCTATTTGCTGGCGACACCATAGTTCCCGGCGTATGTATCGACACAAATCCTTGCTGGAAGTTCATTCCATAAATGGCTTCATCTCCTGAACTTACTCCAACTGGATTTGCTAAAACTATTGAAGAATCTGATATACTTTCAAATTCCTCGAAAGAGGAGTAGCTTCTCCTCCGTCTTCCTCTCCCCCGCAAGACCGACTTGAATCTCCTCCGCCAGCACCATCAGAACCTTCTCCACCGGCCCCTCCAACCTCGCCAACACCGGCACCGCCAACTTCTTCTCCACCGCCTGCTGCCGCACCCCCACCACCAGAAAAATCTCCCTTAGCTCCACCCCCTTCAACACCAGCGCCACCTCAATCCCCACCCCCGGATGACACTGCCTCACCACCGCCTCCGGCTAACTCTAGTCCGCCTCCATCCACCGCTCCCTCGCCCCCAGCTCCAACAAATGCCCCTCACACGCCAGGTTCTCCTCCTGCACCCGTCTTTTCTCCACCTCCAGCACCACGGGCGGCTGCTTCACCCCCACCTCCATTCCCTTACTTGTCCCCCCCTCGCTCTCCAAATTCAGCCCCACCTAACAAATCATCAGGTTCCTCACCAGGTTCTTTATCAGGACCTGGTGATACGCCACCACCATCTGATTCGAATGCAAATACAGCAATCATTGCTGGAATTGTCGTTGGAGGACTCGTGTTTCTTGCCCTCATTGCCGCGTGCCTGATATTTTCGAGGAGGAGGAAGAGGCCGTCATATTATATGGATCCTGCACGCCCGCCTAGAGGTCTGCAATCCCATTTATTCAAGTGCTCTGTTATCAGAAAGCATTAGTGCTTGGCTTCTTTCCAGTTTATTCTGTTAGTGCTAGTTGGTTTACTATTCCGCTATAGTTATTTCAACTAGCTTCTAAGATGCACCGACACACACAAATCTAGTTACATTTCTGCTGATATAAACTACAAAGAATTTGGTAATTTGGATGCAAACTCAATCATGGAATTCCCCTTCCATTCTAAATTATCTCTGCTGTTACATGCCAGCTCCATTGCTGTAGCTTCTGCAGCTCCAACATTGATCTGCAGGTATAGAATTCTGGTATGAGATGGAAGGGTACTCAAAATTTGTCATGACCATCCTTTTTATGATGTAATAcgtataaatattaaatttattccAATAACGTATTTAAGCTCTTGCTTATTTATCTTAATCTTCAATTGGAAAATTTGCAGTTTTGGCGAAAAAGATCAAATTTTATCGTCGGAGAATGACTTAAAACCCCGTTTACTGGGCTAAGAATGTATTTTAACTCTGATTATTCGAATTTTGTTGGTTAAAAAAAATCTCGCAGGAGGTGACCAATACTACAATGCTTCCACACAATGGAATAATCCACCAATGGACCAAACTACTAAACTTGCTCCCCCACCTGGACTTGTGGGAACACCAGTTGCCGGATGGGGTGTACCACCTCCCCCACCGCTGGCAAACACGAGCAGTGATTTCAGCTCAGGTTACTCCGGGCAACATCCTACGCCTATGCATCAACCTCCATCATCGCCACTTATGGGTGGCATTGGTTCTAAGAGTCAATTCACCTATGAGGAGCTAGCAGCCGCTACCGGTGGATTTTCTCAGGCGAATTTGTTAGGCCAAGGTGGATTTGGGTTCGTACATAAAGGTGTTTTACCCGATGGGACGGAGGTTGCGGTCAAGAGCCTTAAGTCCGGAAGTGGTCAAGGGGAGAGGGAATTCCAGGCTGAGGTTGAAATCATCAGTCGTGTGCATCATCGTCATCTTGTTTCTCTCGTTGGATATTGCATTGCTGAAGGACAGAGAATGCTTGTATACGAATTTGTTCCCAATAGGACCTTGGAATTCCACCTTTACGGTATGCCTAGATTTGGAAGGGACTAGTTAacgtatatataataatttatgaTACTCACATAGCCAAATGCATAACCATGATTCAGAATCTTGCATATGTGAAACAAAAAATTTGGTTACAGGAAAAGGCCAACCGGTGATGGATTGGGCGACTAGGCTTCGTATTGCAGTGGGATCAGCTAAAGGGCTCGCTTACCTGCACGAAGACTGTAAGAAAAAAGTTAACTTATACCCCTCCAGTTGAATCTTGGGGTGTCTGTGTATTCACGAGAaagaaaatatgattattttcatatGCGTTTCAGGCCACCCTCGGATCATTCACCGTGATATCAAAGCAGCAAACATTCTTCTGGACTTAAAGTTCGAAGCCATGGTAATGAAAAATGTCCTCAAATGCCACTGACCATGTACTTGTGAAATATTTTAACTCGGTGTGTGCTATGGTTCTTTTCTTGTCCTGTGTTAGGTTGCTGATTTCGGGTTGGCCAAGCTCACTTCCGACAATTTTACTCATGTTTCTACCCGTGTCATGGGAACTTTCGGGTTAGTAGGCAAAAAATTTCATTCATTTGTTCGTTAATTCATTAcctcaaaaagaagaaaatcgGGGAAGTTCCAGGTTTTTTAGTAGCGGTGCCTTCAGTTTCATCAAGATCATTCAATTAAGTTAAAAGAAGATCGCCTTACTGGATTTTCGTTCAGGTACTTGGCTCCCGAGTATGCATCAAGCGGCAAGCTCACAGAAAAATCCGACGTTTTCTCATTTGGAGTCATGCTTTTGGAGCTAATAACTGGCCGCAGACCTGTAGACCTAACAAACAGAACCATGGAAGATAGCTTAGTAGACTGGGTTCGCTCTCAAATTTAGCCTTGGCAATTTTTCTTGTACTTTTTCTATCCTTTTATTTACAAGAACTTGCGTGAACTCAGGCTAGGCCTCTTCTATCCAAATCCTTGGAAGATGGAAACTACAAAGATCTAGTCGACCCTCGCCTCGAAGACAACTACATTCCACATGAAATAGCTCGCATGATCACCTGTGCAGCAGCCAGTATTCGCCATTCCGCAAGACGACGCCCCAAGATGAGCCAGGTAATAAACCCTTTAATATCCCAATAATGGCAGACCCCGTGATTTTGTTTGGCCCGAAGGGAAAAGAATGCTTTGATCCGTCACAA
Encoded here:
- the LOC140836407 gene encoding uncharacterized protein, which encodes MDEIWERAVEAALDGQTDVASVRSLNLDGAVKCLHGRLPQPSLFEKFHSLQHFSIANIGVSSLEQFPGLRNLQRLILSDNRIAGGLEFLVEAGLESLRDLDLSNNRISDINDLRPLAELRLVSLDLYECPVTRIKDYRAQVFGLIRSLKYLDKMDVDENERPESEDEEEDEEEEEDDPGSGEVDGEDRPCRMNNSDQAGIEGVVDVDEDEESDADEEETETPRVVDRLSRGSSDSHAHSNGFGVVAVDVEDDDDEGEEDDDLEVYEDDDGEDEDVVEVHEIDDSEDEDGVEYDEEEEDDAYDVEEEVNNEERDFGEAGGTGRLTSVEGEIDGHEQGEDEVDEDDNGETGEEVQAVEEDVDFDDEDEEEDFDNGYLVQPVGRTEPRTGGSDMDPGDEDEDPEVEEDLEEEEEDLDEEIQELPPSSSQKRKRTDDDDDDDDDDGDDDCEDEDEDDDDDDVLPCSKSSKHH
- the LOC140836408 gene encoding uncharacterized protein — translated: MLLLRLSPAVPPPINHRPNATRTKPQAMAKQSSEGSGSSPLEAAAIGGGLIATPLIGWSLYTLKTTGCGLPPGPAGSLGALEGVSYLVVVGIAAWSLYTKSKTGSGLPNGPFGLLGAVEGLSYLSLLGIVVVFGLQFLQQGSIPGPLPSDQCFG
- the LOC140836406 gene encoding proline-rich receptor-like protein kinase PERK15, with the protein product YTFKFLERGVASPPSSSPPQDRLESPPPAPSEPSPPAPPTSPTPAPPTSSPPPAAAPPPPEKSPLAPPPSTPAPPQSPPPDDTASPPPPANSSPPPSTAPSPPAPTNAPHTPGSPPAPVFSPPPAPRAAASPPPPFPYLSPPRSPNSAPPNKSSGSSPGSLSGPGDTPPPSDSNANTAIIAGIVVGGLVFLALIAACLIFSRRRKRPSYYMDPARPPRGGDQYYNASTQWNNPPMDQTTKLAPPPGLVGTPVAGWGVPPPPPLANTSSDFSSGYSGQHPTPMHQPPSSPLMGGIGSKSQFTYEELAAATGGFSQANLLGQGGFGFVHKGVLPDGTEVAVKSLKSGSGQGEREFQAEVEIISRVHHRHLVSLVGYCIAEGQRMLVYEFVPNRTLEFHLYGKGQPVMDWATRLRIAVGSAKGLAYLHEDCHPRIIHRDIKAANILLDLKFEAMVADFGLAKLTSDNFTHVSTRVMGTFGYLAPEYASSGKLTEKSDVFSFGVMLLELITGRRPVDLTNRTMEDSLVDWARPLLSKSLEDGNYKDLVDPRLEDNYIPHEIARMITCAAASIRHSARRRPKMSQIVRALEGDSSLEDLNEGVKPGQSAAYNPNGKTSTSAYDTGAYNADMMKFRKMVMSSQEFNSSEYGETSEYGLNPSASSSSDHSKEIVKPSHDK